The sequence CCGCCATATTGCGCCATTGCTGAgtggagtagaagcagcaggatttGTTGCCGTGTTTCCATCGCGCTGAACGCTTCACCGGGAGTGCGATGGAAGTTGTACTGAAATTTTTTTCTTGTTCGTTTATTAATTgattaaataaagttttattttcCCCAATTTGATGTTTCCCTTTTTGTTTGCACCCTTCCCGTCGTTTCTTGGGATCGGGCCGCTGCGCCAATTTACCACAACCGTCGCGTTCTTTCCCTTGGATAAGACGTTCTAAATATGGATCACGGGTCGTGACATATAAAGTTGAGTCCTTGTGCAAATAAGTTGCTGTACTGTTTATGAGTCATGCGGAgttactccaatcacatccaaagctgcatttaaaGTTCTGCTGGTTACCAGAGAACAATGCATTATGGGAACTCAGATAAGATGTCCACAGTTTTGCTGTTCGGTCACATGTCACATATAAGGGTGGAGAGAAACCGTGGTCTTGTTTCAAGGGTGAACCGTGGATATTTGgaagcagctctggatgtgaatgcaGAAAATTATATGAAATAACTTCTAAAAGTTTCTCAACTTTAGATGTCAATGAAATGTTTGTAAAATGGGACTTTATTTGCAGGCACAATCCCCCTGTGGTCACATCTTTGTGTATGTCCaggtcagacccccccccccccccccgtggtggACCCGGTCTATCTAGCGCTCAATGAGGCGCCGAGTAACATCCCCAGCGGTGGCTCTGAGCCGTGGGGCCCCTTTAAAGCGGCTCCGTCACCATAACGTCCCTAATCTATTAGGTTCTTTGCTGCtgatgtttgtattttttttgtcatgtttattattgaccaagttatgaacatttttcgatttatgcaaattttttctaaatgtccaactgggcgttttttttttcctattcaccaggtgggcgttgtatagagaagtgtatgaccaatcagcatcatgcatttctcttcattccagtccagcttgatccacagcacagcgcgatctcgcgagattacactatgACGTCACTTCACCCCGcgagtccttcaccggagcgacggaagaaCAGACATcgtctccagccgtgccaggacgtttatccgaatctacaGCGGCTGGAGCTGATGTCTGttcttccgtcgctccggtgaaggactcgCGGGGTGAAGTGACGTcatagtgtaatctcgcgagatcgcgctgtgctgtggatcaagccGGGCGGGAATAAAGAGaaatgcatgatgctgattggtcatacacttctctatacaacgcccacctggtgaataggaaaaaaaaaaacgcccagttggacatttagaaaaaatttgcataaatcgaaaaatgttcataacttggtcaataataaacatgacaaaaaaaatacagacatcaGCAGCAAAGAACCTAATAGATTAGGGACGTTATGGTGACGGAGCCGCTTTAAAGGGGCCCCACGGCTCAGAGCCACCGCTGGGGATGTTACTCGGCGCCTCATTGAGCGCTAGATAGACCGGGTccaccacggggggggggggggggggggggggtctgacctGGACATACACAAAGATGTGACCACAGGGGGATTGTGCCTGCAAATAAAGTCCCATTTTACAAACATTTCATTGACATCTAAAGTTGAGAAACTTTTAGAAGTTATTTCATATAATTTTCtgcattcacatccagagctgcttcCAAATATCCACGGTTCACCCTTGAAACAAGACCACGGTTTCTCTCCACCCTTATATGTGACATGTGACCGAACAGCAAAACTGTGGACATCTTATCTGAGTTCCCATAATGCATTGTTCTCTGGTAACCAGCAGAACtttaaatgcagctttggatgtgattggagtaacTCCGCATGACTCATAAACAGTACAGCAACTTATTTGCACAAGGACTCAACTTTATATGTCACGACCCGTGATCCATATTTAGAACGTCTTATCCAAAATACGTTCATAACCCggtcaataataaacgtttagAAAAAAACACAACCATAGTGATCGGCATTAGATCAGGAGTAGATCGGGACGTCATGGTGACGGAGCCGCTGCGAGGGTCGTGGTCCTGGAGTTTTCAGGTATTTTTCTTCCCAGTCATCGTCATATATTTTTGCTTTCTCGCCTGTTTATAAGTTTGTACCCCCCCCTCCTGCATCATAGCCCCTCCCCCACATTAGATAGAACTTTGCACGCACCGTAGAACGCAGATAttgtcttttttattacaatctcattaaaaaaaataatagtttacATAATTGAATACAATATTTTCTGACATTTCTAAGTAaccaaaaaataatcaaaaacccaaaaagttaaattaaaatcCTGGAAGTTTTATAGATCACAAAATCGACAAATaacgccgggttcccacgggtcggataaaaactgcgcagcgtatccgacctggaaaccGTAGCGCATTCCATCCAAAAAACCACGCGGTTTTTCGGCCGCAATTTCCGCTGCAGATGCCGCagcgtagaaaaaaaacaaacccaaaaaacatTCATACATACCACgaccgttgtcatggtgatgcgTCGCTCCTTTGCCATCCGGTCCGGTCTCCCTGGAtgaagctgcagcggtcacatgggataaaacgtcatcccaggaggtcggaccggaggaagaagcagggacttctgggtaagtgtgaaatattgtttttttttctgagttgcgattccgctgcaaaagtcgcaacacttggattTTTGTCGCAGGTTTTGCATTCCCATCGAAAggggaaaagcaacgaaaacgcagcataaattgacatgcatgGCTTTAAaggccgcaccgcaggtcaacttgttaacgttttcgctgcatttttttccgcagcgtgggctggagattttctaaatctcatccactttgctgctactgcaaatgctgcggaatttccatacagaattccattgcggaaattccacggCGCTTatactatgtgggaacccggcctaaaaacGAAACCCCAGGAGAGAAGCCCAACCCCCGCCCCATCTACATACATAATAAATACCCACAGACCTAGTGTTATGGTTCCCACATTCCGCCGGTACTGGCAGCGCGGTCATGTGACTTATACGGATCCTGCGCGGTTTTAACTGCTCGGCTGTAATTAAAAAAGCTTTAAAATATACGTTAAAATAAAACGTGTTTATATAGAACGTTCCCAGGTCGTCGCTCCTCTGACTGCGCGTGGCGATTGTAAAAACGGAATTACAGAAAATCGCCCCATGAAGTGCCGGCTCTAAACTGCGGGGCGGTGACCCCGGCAGCAGAACTGACGGTCCCTCTCAGATCAATGAGCAGCTGCCGTAAGACTATAATAGGTAATAAGATTCGCCATGACGTCATGATGCAGATGTCAGAAGCCGCACCTTCACGTTTCTTGGCCCCCAATGACCTGGTACCTGGGGCCACAGAAAAGACTGAGGTATAACAGAGGGGGACATAGCGGGTCATGAGCCAAAGTGGAAGATGGAGCAGCCCAAAGGATCCAGCAGTGATAAAATGATGCGCAGAGAAGTCGTCACAGTTTCAGCAGGGAAGGATGGGTTGTATCTGACCCCAGAGTTCAAGCAACTTCAGTCTCTCCGCAGGTGGAGTAGCAAAGTAAAGAGTCTGCTCCGGTGAATACTTCTCCTCTGCCGGCAGCACGTCCCGGTACTTCCCGTCCTTCCAGTTAAAGTTGAAGTTCTCCAGGAGGCTTATCCGGTCCTCCCTGCAGGGCACACAGTCTAGAGGGAGGGTCTGCTCCAACCCCGGAGCATGGACATCGGAGAACACCAGCACAGCGCGGATGGCGAACCAACCCCCGAACCGAGGATGAACGCAGACGCCGAACATCTTCTGGGGGAACAAAAGACACGAAGGACTCAATGATGGACAATGATACAATACTGACACCTAGTGGACATGTCGGGGCACTGCAAGAttcaggaggaaaaaaaaaaaaaagggatgacAACCACTACGCAGTCCCCATTACGCAGTCCCCATTACTGAACCTCTAGgactggtcacccagctttccataaACACGAGGACGACgcgtgtatctaaaaaaaaaatttgattggtTTCCTCTTTTTTACCGCTTTggttttgttaaaggggttttccaataatcaatatttatcacttatcgacaggattggtgataaatatctgatcggtgggggtccgaccgctgggaccccaccgatcacgagcttacactgccgttcctgggagcctcataggaatggagcggtggccgaacATGTGCAGTACCGCTCAATGGGGATCCCAGGAACGGCAgtgtaagcccgttctcgtgatcggtgggggtcccagcggtcggacccccaccgattagatatTTATCACAAAGCCTGTCGataagtgataaatattgattatgggaaaacctctttaagtatCCAGTGTAGTTctagcattctattcatgaagcaGGTGGCTCAGGATGAACGCAGGTCCTGTCCAGCGCTCAGATAAATCTTATGGGGGACTTTTATTTTGGACAAactgtttttgattttttttgggcgggGGACGGGTGTATTAACGCTCCTGACTTTACCGGTTGGTTTTTGGTCAGGGATAAGAAGCAGAAAGACTCCAGATCAGTTCTGAGACTCCGGAGAAAGTTTCCAGTGGACTTTGCCCCCATTAATCTTGAGGACAGAGATCCGGGGGCGAGTAATCCGATAATCCTGCACGAGACGTCCACCGCATCACTGACGCACAGCGGACCCTCCCCCACCAAATGTTCTGGAGTCTTCTCCTCAGTCAGGCCCAGCCTGCACATAGTCATTGACAGGAACTTCCAAAAGAGGTTCTGCATCAGCCAGGGCAACATAACTTAAAACACATacgtcagctgctgcagaacctctctgATAGACGTGAAGTTCCCTCTTCCTGTCATGTACACACTCTCCCTTTTCAAGAGATTTTGCAGCAGTTGGAAATTATGTCTCTCCCCCCCCCGAGTCACCATCCCCCTTGGCGGCCATGAACACCGCTCCGGCAGCCACTTACCCTCCCCCCCCAGGGGTCCTGCTCCACGTCTTTCCTCTGGTAATAGTGCGCTGCTCCGGACACGTGCGCCGCCGTCTGCATGAGAACCTTCGGACGTCGGTTGGGATGAAGCTCGTAGTCGTAGATGACGTCAATTCTGTGCGAGGAAAATCTCTGCGGGAAGAAGACGCGGTCACGATGAACAATGGACGACTGAGCGAAGCGTCTTATATCCGACGACAGAAACGGGTCAtggaataaatacagatccctgtGCCGTCCTGTCACCTCCGGCCCTGCCCCCGCCCAACCACCCGCATCCCGGCCCCCGCAACCACCCGCATCCCGGCCCCGCCCAACCACCCGCATCCCGGCCCCGCCCAACCACCCGCATCCCGGCCCCGCAATCACCCGCATCCCGGCCCCCGCCAAACCATCCGAACCCCGGCCCCCGCAACCACCCGCATCCCGGCCCCCGCCAAACCACCCGCATCCCGGCCCGCGCAACCACCCGCATCCCGGCCCCCGCAACCACCCGCATCCCGGCCCCCGCCAAACCACCCGCATCCCTGCCCACGCCCAACCACCCGCATCCCGGCTCCGCCCAACCACCCGCATCCCGGCTCCGCCCAACCACCCGCATCGCGGCTCCGCCCAACCACCCGCATCCCGGCTCCGCCCAACCACCCGCATCCCGGCTCCGCCCAACCACCAGCATCCCGGCTCCGCCCAACCACCTGCATCCCTGCCCTGTCCACGCCCAACCACCTGCATCTTGTCTGCACCCAACAGCACACAAATGACTCCATCCAAGCCCCACCCCCTTCCACTGCCTTCATTTTCACCTCCCCCCTCAGGCAGCATCGCGTTCCCCGGTCACTGCACCCACCTCCTTGGTCAGCGCCATGTGGTGGGCCACGCACTGGTCGATGGGGTCCCGGAGACTCTGCAGCTTGTGCTGAGCGAGGAAAGGCTGAAACGACTTCTCAAACATGGAAGGAGAACTCAGCACGACGAACGCCAGCGTGTCAGGAGGGTAAGAGAGATGGAAGACGGGCTCCAGGACGCCATTGTACCAACCGACCTGCAAAGTGAGGGGTCACAACTTCTCGTACAGAAACTCAGAATGTGGTAACGGCGGCTGGAGGACGGGAATATCCCAACGTCTCCTACCGGACGCTCCTCCGCCACACGCGGAGAAGTCTGTTACTCACTGAGCCACGTCCTCTGTGCTTTACACTGCCCAGTCTCTTCCTCTACCGAGCCTCTTGTCAGGCTGGTTTTAGTCTCTTACTCACTGACCCTACACCTCAGACTTACACCTCTCCTTACTGGTTACTCCAGGTCTCTTACTCGCTGCTCCACCTGTCACGCGTGTTCCCCGGCCTCTTGATCACTTGGTCCCCTTCAATTTCCTTGGTCAGTGATATCCAACAGGTGGCTCTTTAGCTGTCACAAAACTTCAACTCACAGGATACCCTGTCAGAGCcccctgggagttgtagttttacaccaGCTGGAGCTCATTTTTCTAGGTCATGTCTGCGGTCTCTTACTCACTGAGCCTCCTCCTTCATTCTCAGCAGCCGGGGATCACACATGACTGGTTACCTGGAAGGGGTGCACCTCGAACCCCTGCGGCTGTAGCGCCCCCTGCAGCTTCTCCTGGATCTCCACGTGTGAGCCCATTATCCCGGCTGCCTGTCACCTCCAGCCGCGGTGCctcatgggacttgtagtacggGGGCGCGGCTGATGTGACGTCTACAATAACACGGCGCAGCGACCCATGGGACTTGTAGTTTCCTTTTACTCAGCCCACTGTTCCGTAAACTGCCGGGAGAACTACACATCCCGGCGTCCTCCGCGGCAACTGCCGTTACGGAGAGCTGGGCGCTGCTGACGCCAGGGAGACGGTTTGAATGATCAGAGGTGAGAGGAGCCGGGACCCCGAGGACAGCcccccactatatatacacctgtGTACGTTATATACCTCGCAGGGCGGGGGAGGGGCAGCTGGCAATTACTGGGGttccggttttatgtaaataaatcaTAAACTTTATTcagtgaaaagttctgcaaccttTCTGCTAGACTTTgcttcaatttctcaccattttcaagatctaggcttgctgtcagtgaatacaaACGTGCCTAGAGACCTAACACTTCTTCTCACAGCTGAagggttgttacaattgtatcagaCTAGACCATCATCTCCTGTCctttagtttgttacaatgtatcggtcTGGATTCCAGGCTGTTTACCTTCTATATCGTCTggcctggatacaattgtaacaaacctccAGCTGTGATTGGCGATGTTTGTTTTCAGTGATATATTCCatcatttcttctgttttttCTTTCTCAGGGATTTCCACTGTTCTATAGCGAAGATCTGACGACGCCATGAACTGGGACTCTAAGCTGGACGCCGTCCTCACGGCCGCGGACGACAGCGTGGCGAAGATCAAGGTGAGAAGTGGCGACCATTTCCCTCATTTATTAGCCGTGTGTCCCTCCAGCTGCGGGTAAAGCCCAGGACTCAGAGACGTGGCCCCTGACGTTACCGCCGATATGTAGCTGTCGACCTCTTCTGGCGTCCTGTGGGTGCGGGTCGTTCGCTTTGAGTCATTACCGCGGCCGTCCAGTCCGCTGTATATAAAGCTGAATCGTTGTGGGaggaaaagttctggcgctttctAAGAGACTGTTTTATTTGTTTACCctctttaagatctctgcttgctgtcaatgaattggACCATTGttgttgtttacatccagaggctactCCCAttcatccagtctagacaatcctctgtgagcgaaACGCATTGGACCCCAGACCGATACatgttacctgcactgatacattgtaacaaactaggacaggagagagatttgtgctgctgctgttgtTTAGCTGGTAGTGCGTTGTCTAGATTGGATACAATGGTAACAAACgctcagctgtgagaaatattagGTCGGGATGTGTTTACAACCTCAGAATGTAAACCAGAATATTTATATTCATTggaagcaagcagagattttgaaaatgagGAGGAATTGAAACACCAATGGGGAACTTAtaaacttttctacaccagttttctgccgtagaaaagtcgcaaacgcCACAACAGTTGCAATTTGTAAGAAAAATGAGACCTTTGTGTCGTTTCCACCGCTCACGACACTTCGCTGAATAGTGGACGGGTCGCAgcggtaggagggggggggggggcacccgcaATTTACAACAGAAGTTGGGGGGAAAATTCTAGCGCAAATCTACTCCTGTCGTAGATTTGACTCTGGCGCACAGACGGGGGAGGGgtgcgcatcttactccagcgcccCCGACTTCTCAGGGATTCACATTGtggaagaaagtaaaaaaacaacgtgGCGCTCTCTTGTTGCGGCACTACCACCGCTACATGTCATTGTGTCCTGCGGTTATACATGTGTCTGATATTATAGAGAGCGGTAACGTCAGGGGGTCCCGTGCTCTGCCCGCAGTTGGAGCAGCAGATCCTGCCCCCCATAGGGCTGCTGCGGTGCGGCCGTCGTTATATTGTTTTGTGCACGTCTGACGCTCGCTCTTTTCTCTGCAGGAGAGGCTGTATACCCGGGGAGACGTCACCACAGGtaagatcacccccccccccgccctggTGTCCCCAGGAATAGTCCCGCACTCTGTCATCATCAGCATTTGCCTCCAGGATACGCAGAATCCGAACCTCCGTTACTTGGTTTTCATGGAACGCCGTCCGGAAAGTCTCAGTAATCCGGCATCACACGGGTCCTATGGATACGGGACAGAATTTTACTGTATCTGGAACCTGAGGGTCCTTTATGTGTATCGTATTCCTGAAAGTTAGATACATTGCCATTAGGAGTGTATCCAACTCTGACCCGCGCTGCTCCCGCTAGCGGCCTGTGAGTATTTAAAGGGGAAATTCCATCCTGCTGCAGAAACGAGGCAGAAGGTTAGAGAACTGGGACCCCGACCGCCCCCACAGAGACGCTTCACCGAATGATGAAATGTCCATCAGCTTTCGAATATGCTAATTTCCTCAcatattcaagatctctgcttgcagatagtgaatgggaacattcttcttTTACATACAGATCTGGTCTAGCTgatgggtttgttacaatgtatcagtgtagtgaGTGAATCACATCAGCATCTCTCCTGTCCTGGACGGTGTGAGCAGAACCAGGTCAGCGCAGGATTTCAACCTCTAGATTTATACCAGACTGTTTCCATGTATTTAAAGCAAGCGGGTGTCTTGAAAATGTCGAGGAATTGGAACTCTTCATTGCACAATGGTTCAGAATTATTATAAATTGTTACCATTCCTTTAAGTGCTCATTCTGCTGCGTTGTCTTCCTCTTGGCGtctgttcacacgttgcggttttTGGCGCAGATTCCTGATATGTgaatttaattaaatttttttcagatTATCGCTTAGATTTACCTCCCATCAGAAGAGGAGTCCTTTATGACGACATGCCACCCCCTAAACCCGCCTCACCGTACACGCCGTACGCCTACCCCCACACTGCGGCGGCGTCCTCTGAAGACATGGTTAATCTGAGCAGTCAGCTGCTCTCACAGGCCAAGGTACGGCGCGTCCTCCGCCGCCGCGTGTACCGAGGTCAGAAGTGTCACGTCTTGTCTGATCCTTTGTTTCCTCCTCGCCGTCAGATGATCACCTCCCTGCACCAGGCCATCGGGCGTCTAGAGCGAGACCGCGAACTTCATCTCCAGTGGATACAGAGCCTGGAAGGTAAGAGGCGAGGATCACAGCGGGCTGCCCGCCATGTAATATCTTATCACAGCGCAATGGCGGCCGTACACGTAACTGTCCGATCAAAAAACACGCTAGTTGATCTTTTCCCGCAGCCTCTTTCCCACCGAGCGTCCCAATAACAAGAAACGGGACACGTGTCGGATCGGTATTAATGATCGATCCTTGTCATTATAGTCCGCCTGCGTCTTCCCTGGAAATGAATGGAGACCCTAAGGCGAcaggcacacgaccgtattttccattcgtaattacggacctattagtttctattggccacagacacctttccgtatttttacggatgggcgtccgtgccgtagaaatgatagaacgtGTCCTTTATTTTTAAATCCGGAATTACGGTACGGACTCCACATagtagtctatgggcgcttccgtaattatggacggctacagatgtgtcgctgtctgtaattacggaagcgttgctaggcgacgccaggtttgcagatattgcatatcatttgtggttttctttttgcggatccgtaaatacggctgCGATATgggccgtatttacggacaccgttctgtatatatgcggatgatttacggatacAGTATTTCCGAATGGCTGAAAAATCTGGTCGCGTGCACGGCCTCCAGGGTGATGTGGCTGTCGTGTACAATCCTGCCCGAGGGTACAACTGCATTGTCTTATGGGCATATTCGGCGCGGGGGGAGGGGGAGAGTAACATACTCAGGACTAGCAGACAGAGCTCCGTGACCAAACGCTGCTGCCATGACCGCCAAGATGGCTGACAATGATCGCGACTTCCGGCTGGGAAACCCTTTAGCGCTGGTCTGGCGAGCTGTGCGCCTCAGATGTCCTGTGTCTTGTATGAGTTCAGACTCCAGCAGGTATTACATTAACGTTTCCCGCGTTGTACAGATGAGGTGCGGCGGCTCGGAGCCTCGCGTGGACTGGACGTGTCCGAGTCTCTGCTGGAGAGGAAGATGGACGGACTGCGACAGGAACTGTCCAGCGAACTGCGCCACCTGGAGGAAAGAGTGAGAGATTCCTCCACCCGTGCGTCCAGCCCCTCGCTGCGCTCCGCCACCAGCATCCTACAGGAAGTGAATGAAACGTAAGTCATGGCGCAGCCTCCTCGCTGCCCGTCTGTGTCCATACAGGGGAGCGCTGCTGATTGTGTCGTAGCCGGAGACTGAAGAAATGCATTTCCCACAATTCAGCTCCGCTGTTAGGGGGCCCATCCCAAGTAGgagacagcagaattgtgaatgcagctctggatgtgactggtgtAGGAGAAATAATTTAACTAAGATCATTCCCTAAAGCCCACTGACTACATTCAGCCTCCCCTGGCCTGAAATTGCTGATAACAGTGAGTAATAGAGAGCCGTCAGCTGCACAGGTTGAGTGTCCCGGTGCCCCCCTCCTGTTATAAATATGATAACGTTCCAATTTTCACATTTCTTTGCAGGAAGAGGCTGATTTGGAAAGAATATGAAAGTCTCCGGCGAGACTCCGACTACATGCACCAAAGATTACGTGAGTGTCcgtgggggaggggagcgctcgcACTGACGGGTCTGCGTTTATTATAACGTGTAGTAAACGTCCTGCCACCGTGTTATTTCTCCTGTAGGACGACAGGAGGACGAGTTGCTGCGGCAAGTCTCAGACGGGCAGGAGATTAAGCGGGCACAAGAGAAAAATGCCACGGTAAGTGGGGGGTGGGATGCGGTGGCGCTGGTCGCTGTCAGTCCTATGTAAACTCTGTTCTCTCCCCCAGGTGCTGCAGAGGATACTGAGCAGCCATCAGACGCAGAGCCAGGAGCTGGACCGGGCACGGACGGACGCGCAGGGAGTGCAGCGAGATCTACTGCACATCAGGTACCGCCTGGATCCCAAATATCTGCCtccgcctccacaaaccattgccgtcagcgctcggctgtttcacgTTTCCCCTTGATGCCACCATTGAGCGTTACCTTCATCCATAACCTCCTCTACTTCATTCTGGTAaaattctgataatccggcatgtctggCCCATCAAGGTTTGAGTGCGTGTATATACTTACACCAGGGGTCTGCCACCTTGGCACTCCAGcttttgtaaaactacaactcccagcatgccctgatgccttttgctggaataataaagcctttcattgtcaaggcatgctgggagttggagtgccgaaggttgcagcATCGCCACTGATCGTGTGTTGGCCCCAGTCCCGGGATATTAGAACAGCCCCCGAGGGCCACACCGCTCCCACTATCCCCAGCGCCAGACCATCCGGTAATATCCGGACAGATTGATGGTCTCGCACCCCTGATTATTTGTGGGGATTTCTTTGCTGAGTATTTATTTTGTATCCTTCTCCACAGATCGTCAATTGGAGACCTGAAGGAAGATGTGAGGATTCTGGAGGGGAAGGTTTCTGCCCACAGAGTGAAGAGTGACCAGCCCGGTCCGTACAATCCCAGACATGACTGCTTATAAAAGTCCTTATCAAATACTccctatatctggagagcggtgatgtcactgctgtataatataacttatatctggagagcggtgatgtcactgctgtataatataactgatatcttgagagaggtgatgtcactgctgtataatataactgatatctggagagcggtgatgtcactgctgtataatataactgatatctggagagaggtgatgtcactgctgtataatataactgatatctggagagcggtgatgtcactgctgtataatataactgatatctggagagcggtgatgtcactgctgtataatataactgatatctggagagaggtgatgtcactgctgtataatataatatatctggagatcggtgatgtcactgctgtataatataactgatatctggagagaggtgatgtcactgctgtataatataacttatatctggagagcggtgatgtcactgctgtataatataactgatatctggagagcggtgatgtcactgctgtataatataactgatatctggagagaggtgatgtcactgctgtataatataatatatctggagagcggtgatgtcactgctgtataatataactgatatctggagagcggtgatgtcactgctgtataatataactgatatctggagagaggtgatgtcactgctgtataatataatatatctggagagcggtgatgtcactgctgtataatataactgatagctggagagcggtgatgtcactgctgtataatataactgatatctggagagcggtgatgtcactactgtataatataactgatatctggagagcggtgatgtcactgctgtataatatatcttatatctggagagcggtgatgtcactgctgtataatataactgatatttggagggtggtgatgtcactgctgtataatataacctatatctggagagcggtgatgtcactgctgtataatatacctgATATCtgcagagaggtgatgtcactgctgtataatataactgatggctggagagcggtgatgtcactgctgtataatataatatatatctggagtggtgatgtcactgctgtataatataactgatgtctggagagtggtgatgtcactgctgtat is a genomic window of Rhinoderma darwinii isolate aRhiDar2 chromosome 7, aRhiDar2.hap1, whole genome shotgun sequence containing:
- the CCDC159 gene encoding coiled-coil domain-containing protein 159, giving the protein MNWDSKLDAVLTAADDSVAKIKERLYTRGDVTTDYRLDLPPIRRGVLYDDMPPPKPASPYTPYAYPHTAAASSEDMVNLSSQLLSQAKMITSLHQAIGRLERDRELHLQWIQSLEDEVRRLGASRGLDVSESLLERKMDGLRQELSSELRHLEERVRDSSTRASSPSLRSATSILQEVNETKRLIWKEYESLRRDSDYMHQRLRRQEDELLRQVSDGQEIKRAQEKNATVLQRILSSHQTQSQELDRARTDAQGVQRDLLHIRSSIGDLKEDVRILEGKVSAHRVKSDQPDPGRSGQRQLSRSASSSSLDDVRSRISLADISSEDTSYSLSAATERSRGSREKSSTSRDRKSRSERDLSDHDLSDRDLDDFSDSAPELNFSDL
- the MMACHC gene encoding cyanocobalamin reductase / alkylcobalamin dealkylase; this encodes MGSHVEIQEKLQGALQPQGFEVHPFQVGWYNGVLEPVFHLSYPPDTLAFVVLSSPSMFEKSFQPFLAQHKLQSLRDPIDQCVAHHMALTKERFSSHRIDVIYDYELHPNRRPKVLMQTAAHVSGAAHYYQRKDVEQDPWGGRKMFGVCVHPRFGGWFAIRAVLVFSDVHAPGLEQTLPLDCVPCREDRISLLENFNFNWKDGKYRDVLPAEEKYSPEQTLYFATPPAERLKLLELWGQIQPILPC